Below is a genomic region from Mustela lutreola isolate mMusLut2 chromosome 1, mMusLut2.pri, whole genome shotgun sequence.
TGGGAGCAGTACATCGCGCTGTCCAGGTTAGCGGCCTGCCTAGCCTCCGGAATGTCAGACGGGGCTCAGCCCCGGTGCCTTGctctctgatttatttctggCTGTTAGTAAGTGGAAACCATGACAAAGTTTACATTAGCAGACACATACACATGCCCCATATTCTATGATGGAAAATAGTACAGTGACTCCATTCCTAGTGAAAAGGAACGTAAAAGGAGAAGAGGGGGCCGGGGGGACGTTACCAACAATGGCTCTTCTCCCAGTGGAAAACCCAGACCAAATCGCAGAGATGGGCTTTGAACTAACTGGACCTTGTCAGCCACTTCTCCAGGGTCTCTGGAAAAGCCAGCCAAGCAGAACCCAGCGGCCTGGGGCAAACCTGGCGGGATCCAGCAGCACAGCCATCTTGTCTTGGAAGCTGGTTGAAGACGACCACCGGCCATTTCCTTCTTAGAGAGGTGAGTGAGGAGGAATTTTAAAGTCAGATTTGAAAGGAGTTCACACACCGTCCTGCCTGGGACACAGGCATGTCCCCCGGTCGGACCCCCTCAAAGCGCCAGCTGGAGTTTGGTCATGTTTCTCTGGTGCATGTTGTGATGGCGGACTAATTCGTCTGAGCGGGCAAACTTTTTCTGACAACTGGGCCACCGACAGCTGAAGGGCTTTTCACCTGTTGACACAATTGCCGGTCAGAGACACTTGCGGCGGAGAGACTGGGCACAAGTTCAACTCTCAAAGGCCTGAGTTAAATCATCCCAAGGCACTCACCCCtgaccccaccccccctccccagccagttCTTTCCCTAGACTAACAAATCGGGCTCATTTCATGGGCATCCTTGGAATGGCAGCACCTCTGGACCCTTCAGGATTAAATGACTGTCGAAAGTATGAAATATTATTAAGTCAGAGGACTGGGGAAAtgacaggaaaggaaagagtcTAGTTAATCAAAATGGGCAACTCATATGTAATCGAGGGGAAAACATTTGTTTCAACCTTTGCTCTTAGACCGTTTTGTGAATTGCATAGATGTTTCCCCTCCACAGTCTTCCCAGGGAATCCAGCTTCACTGGGCTGCAGGAGCTCAGGTTCCTGACCCTGGGTATTACTGATTGGTCGCCCTCCTGTAGTAGAGCTGGGACTGTAGCTTGCATATCTCTGTCTGTGTCGATATTCTGGATGGGCTGCGTATTTTAAAATAAGTCGCTGATACCACTTGGCAGGGTGTTTGCTTCCTTTACCTTCAATTGTTCCTCAGAGCATAATCCCTGTTCTAGTCGAGGcatagttttaagatttttaacgAGCCTGCCAAAAGATCGAGACCTCCCCACCTAAGGAGCTCTCAGAAGTTCCTTCCAAGCCTCATTCTGGACAGGGAGGATAATCAGCATTTATGAAATGCCTAATATATGCCCAGCCTTGTGCTCGGCGTCTTCTGTATACTTTATTTCACGTATCCCTTACAACAGCTCTGCAAGACAAGCATTAGTATCCCCACTCTGGAGCTGAGGCTAGACCACTAGCAAGGGCAGACCCAAACAGGGCTTTAATCCCCCAGGCCTGTCTGTTCCTAAGCCCATGCGCTTGGCAGGATCCCCCCTCCCAGGCCTGGCCCTAATGGAGAtagagctgtgtgtgtgtctttttcccAAGTAAAAGTCCCTCAGAAGCCAATCTCTGTCAAGCCAAGGAGAACTTCCCAGGATATCATTGGTCCCACTTTAGCTCCCCTGAGAACTACTGGTTGGCAAAAGCAGGGAGCAATGTCCCAGGGGAGGCACTGTCCCAGGGTCAGAACTGGGGGCTGATCAAAATAGGGTAAAACAGTCTGCCAGTGGCATGGGTCATTTTGCACATATGCCTATAGACACAGGGTTACAGGAGGAGGGGGCCGGGATATAAGGAATGATAATTTTCTCACCAAATTATGAGCTCAGgactaagaaaaagaagaaacacgaGAGGCACCTGAGAAGGGCAAAAGAGAGGCCTGTCCCATCAACTTTGGGGCGGGCACAGGTTTATAAGTGTAGCCTACTGGGGCTGAGAATCTGCCACTGCGTGGGGGCTCACAACCTCatgttttccttcatcttccaCTCAACtattcctctgctcttcctgatCTGACCCTTGGCTATGCTCCCCAACCTCCAGCCACGCTGTCAAAGGTCATGTTCTAATGGACAAAGCCCAACCCTTTCTCTCGTTGGTCTTCACTCTCCTCGGTCTCTCAATGGCACTCAGCTTTGCTGACCTTGGCTCTCTTCCTGATTCCTACCCTCCCTGGGCTGTGAGACGAACCTACactctttctccaaaaaagaaagcTATGGGACGTGGTGGGCTGGGAGCAGAAGGAATTGGGATTGCTACTTACTAGCTTTGGGACTGTAGACAAGTCATTTCATCACTacgggcctcagtctcctcatctgaaaaatggggataaaacATGCCTACCCTCCTCTTCTTACAAAGATGTTGCAAAGATACAGCGAGATAACCCTAAGCCTTGACCCTCCTTCCGAAGCTAGAAAATACACAGCAAAGGTGGTGCTATTTTCATTAGGAATCACACCAAGCTTGTGGAAAAGCAAAAAGTTTCAGCGACCAGTGAATAAAAGCCCTGTTCCCCTCTCGACACTAGTAAAGAGGGAATAATATCCACATGCTGATATGCGTTTGGCAGAAACCATGTCTGCTCCTGGGACATTAACTTTTAGCCCAGCAAGGATTCAGGTCTCTGAAAATAGCGTCATGAAATGTGAGCTCGCTAGAGAGTAAATATTTGGCTTGCGAGAATTTCTGCTATTTTTCTGTAAAGTTGATGATCTTATCAAATGGAGCAACACCGTGTAATGCAGCAAACTAGGAACAGTGGGGACCTAgctcctctccttctttctttctggacaCACAGTAAAGGagtattcttttcatttctcccttctgCTCTGTAGTTCCCAGCCCCATCCCTTCTGAAACAATGTTATTAGTTAAAGAGAGCCGTGCACTGTTCTTTCTCTTGCTACACCTGCTCAGAACTTCTACACTCATCTTTTCCCATCTCTCCCAATACAAACAACTTCATtcaaccatatttttttaaaaaaaataatgaaaaataaatgtgaagaaaaGTTTACGCACTTGTTTTACCTGTATGAGTCCTGGTGTGGGTCTTCAGGTGGTCAGACCGGGAGAACTTTCGCTGGCAAGTTTTACACTGGAATGGTTTCACACCTAAATGGACAGAGAAGGTCTAGCCGCAGCCCTAACAATGTGGGAGCATAAGGAGGCCCCCGGGGCCAGCTTCCTGGAGGTGGCCAGAGGAGACGGGCCTTTCCAGCCCCCTGTGATGATGTCTGCATCTCTCTCAGATGTCCCCCGCACCCCAGGCCTGGCATGGACCACCTGATTCCATAATGTAATCCCTGAAGAGCTGCTAACCCTTAAGCACAAATGTCCAGCTTCCCACTAGAGTCTCGGCTATGTCCAAGACTGAAAAAGTGAATCACACACTACAAATTGATCATGCTCTCCACCACCCTGTTGTTCACTGCTACTCAGCATATCATCAGGAAATGGCTAGTGGGAGTCCACTGTTCTGTGGTCTGCAGGAGAAACGTGGgatgtttcttcatcttttttttttttccttcttaagaaaaggaaaatctccagcggtgggggagggggacataaTTATTGGGAAAAGCTAAGCAAATGGCTAACCCTCTCACATCCATATTCAACAATAAAGAGAATCACAAAATCAACGGCAACCCAAGAGAACATACTGCCAGCAACGAGAAGGGAGCCTACAAACCTGTGTGTCTCCTTTGGTGTCTTTTGAGCTGGTCTGAACGAGAAAACCTGCGTTCACAGTCCTTGAAGTCACACTGGTATGGTTTCTCACCTTGGGGAAGACACATAATCCATTTGAAAATGCTGCTGGAAATGGGGATCTCAAGAAAGGCAACCTTTCCTGCTGGGACTGAGGGATCCCCAAGAACCAAGGCACTCTAGTTGACTGCGGTAGGGTGCTGCTATGTGAGGCTCAAGATCTTCCTGCACACAAGCTCCTGGACAGTGAGTGGAGAGTGGAGGATGAGTTGAATGAGGATAGGTCCCTCATCTCTGAGTTGTAAGTGGACGGGAGCTCAGGTTCTGATGTCGGACACTAGGTTCCCAACCAGCTCTGCCATTTCAAGGTCTGGGTGAAGAGCCATTTCCTTATTGAAAAAGGGGG
It encodes:
- the WT1 gene encoding Wilms tumor protein; translated protein: MQKPAVIVLHGTGYESDNHTTPILCGAQYRIHTHGVFRGIQDVRRVPGVAPTLVRSASETSEKRPFMCAYPGCNKRYFKLSHLQMHSRKHTGEKPYQCDFKDCERRFSRSDQLKRHQRRHTGVKPFQCKTCQRKFSRSDHLKTHTRTHTGKTSEKPFSCRWPSCQKKFARSDELVRHHNMHQRNMTKLQLAL